The Sander lucioperca isolate FBNREF2018 chromosome 4, SLUC_FBN_1.2, whole genome shotgun sequence DNA segment TCTGGCTGATCGGGGGGGAAGCAGGGATGTGAAGTAGAGGAGTTAGGAGACGGAGTGACAGAGTCTCTGGAGCTGGGGGGTTTGAGCGGGAGAACACTTGCAGGGTCTACATACAGAGCCATGGTCGGTGGCGCTTTTGGTACAGGTTGGATGCAATCAGCTGGGTCAGCATATACAGCTTCTGATTGGCCATCGAGATGTCGTCCGGAGTGGCTGCCATGTGTGGGCACCAGTGGAAGAGGCATGAGGGTAATTGGAGCTGGCTGCACTGATGCACTCTCTGATGAACCAACCAAATCTTCCTGGGCATGTACACTATCTTCTAAAGCAGCACATTTACTGTCCTGTGTCCTCAGTTTGTTTTCCAGAATTGCAGCAATACTGGTCATATCTGGTATTCTGGGGAGCGGGGAATGAGCCTGTATGTTGGTTACCATAACTTTCTGACCCTCTTGGTTTTGGTTGCCTACAGTAAGAGTCGAAGTCTTCCGTTTGATGGTACTCTGAATTAGGGCGAATATCTTCTCAGcctgctgtgtctcaaagatAAATGTTCCAGGACCAGAGTCACAGCGTCGCCCTGCTTCGATGGTTAAGGCCAGCTGGTGATAAAACACAAAGAGGCACATAAGCATAGCAATTTCAAGAATGGAAAGCAATCCAAGGCAACACCCCAGTGATAATACCTACCCTTGTAAAAATGTTATAATTCAGTTTAAATTGACACAGTATGTATGAGCAGTTAAAGGGGAAGTTGGATTGTTTGATATTGAAAACCTTACCTTATCTTTCCCATATCGTCTCAGCCATTCATATGGCCACTCTCTAACAATtttcttctgtgtttctctcagCAGCAGCGCCTCTCGCCCCACCTGCAGCCAGTATGACCCCTGCAGGCCGCAGCGTGTCGCTGCGTCAGTCTTTTGAACCATTACCCAGAACTCTGAGTCTGGACAGAAGATAGGCGTTACCATTATTATTGTTGCAGTTTGATCAAGCCAAACACGGTTTGATCCTGTAGAGCAGGGCTATTCAATTAATTTGGAATTGGGACCAGTTCATGAAACTGAGGCAAAATAAGGGGCCGGAGAATATGAGTAATTATAGtaacaaataaagaaattacaacaacaTACTGAAGGAGTCAATATATTCTATTTTGTAAATGCAGAAcaacatatgcacattgtgATGCACTAAGACACATAGGCCCAAGGCATTGTTACATTCAAATGGCAATACAATGTTGAAAATCAGAGACACAGACAATTAGAGAAATGCAATTAACTAACAGAAAACATCCACTTATTGCACATAACTGTACCAACTTTACAGCTCGTTATCCTCAATTTACAATGAGGAGATACATT contains these protein-coding regions:
- the LOC116045728 gene encoding docking protein 1-like produces the protein MDSPTKTGKVYLQPHRAGKKWKPVCLSLFPPSDSAAGRLEIQDMGGAGAEGDHVSGVRRHYQPHVDRKVKVLRLSELISVLRLPPNAEACPMENMSAFCVETRDRTMVFAALKNDCVEWVEKLCLRTFQRGVASGSTQLHMEENQIYASADEDSEFWVMVQKTDAATRCGLQGSYWLQVGREALLLRETQKKIVREWPYEWLRRYGKDKLALTIEAGRRCDSGPGTFIFETQQAEKIFALIQSTIKRKTSTLTVGNQNQEGQKVMVTNIQAHSPLPRIPDMTSIAAILENKLRTQDSKCAALEDSVHAQEDLVGSSESASVQPAPITLMPLPLVPTHGSHSGRHLDGQSEAVYADPADCIQPVPKAPPTMALYVDPASVLPLKPPSSRDSVTPSPNSSTSHPCFPPDQPDSVYAEVYDKISPAQNKDGADDEPIYTEPMSEEEKSDKKESKADPFAHLYAQVCKTTPSFSLSSSSNTIPSCSASSPAMTASMSTTKATTQSLDDVIYENLGTI